The proteins below come from a single Notamacropus eugenii isolate mMacEug1 chromosome 7, mMacEug1.pri_v2, whole genome shotgun sequence genomic window:
- the CLDN23 gene encoding claudin-23, whose translation MRTPVVMTLGLVLAPCGLLLCLVCTLTPGWRQKTGFLDQPVDLLVTQGLWDTCREQSSSERQCGVGDELGYYTAEPVQVARGLTVTGLATSAVGLLMASLGVRCWHPKPRAWLAGASGLVLFVAGLLGLIPVAWYSHVLQNRTVLPAEPSPVQMRVGYSVVLGFLGSCLLIVGGFSLTLSFARVCEERAHRRKQYPQRSSPNTVQIRWPADYTTPSILSQSTQGRLQPQGGPKPRVGFRMPRPAAYTNPEDVLKGEEGSSAHPSSSSTLPCDSDL comes from the coding sequence ATGAGGACGCCGGTGGTCATGACCCTGGGCTTGGTGCTGGCCCCCTGCGGCTTGCTGCTGTGCCTGGTCTGCACGCTGACTCCGGGCTGGCGGCAGAAGACTGGCTTCCTCGATCAGCCGGTGGACTTGCTGGTGACCCAGGGACTGTGGGACACGTGTAGAGAGCAGAGCAGTAGCGAGAGGCAGTGCGGGGTCGGAGACGAGCTGGGGTACTACACGGCTGAGCCAGTGCAGGTGGCGCGCGGTCTCACAGTCACCGGGCTGGCCACCTCCGCCGTGGGGCTGCTGATGGCCTCGCTGGGGGTGCGCTGCTGGCACCCGAAGCCCCGCGCCTGGCTCGCGGGAGCCTCGGGCCTCGTACTCTTTGTCGCCGGCCTCCTGGGGCTCATCCCAGTGGCTTGGTACAGCCACGTCCTGCAGAACCGCACGGTGCTGcccgcagagcccagcccagtccagatGCGGGTCGGCTACAGCGTAGTGCTCGGCTTCCTGGGCAGTTGCCTGCTGATAGTGGGGGGCTTCTCCCTGACACTCAGCTTTGCCCGAGTCTGTGAAGAGCGCGCCCACCGCCGTAAGCAGTACCCGCAGCGCAGCAGTCCTAACACAGTGCAGATCCGATGGCCCGCAGATTACACCACGCCATCGATCTTGTCCCAGAGCACCCAGGGCCGGCTTCAGCCCCAGGGTGGCCCTAAGCCCCGGGTAGGGTTCAGGATGCCCCGACCGGCAGCCTACACGAACCCAGAGGATGTACTGAAGGGGGAGGAAGGCAGCAGCGCGCACCCTAGTTCCAGTAGCACACTGCCCTGTGACTCAGACTTGTAG